One window from the genome of Myxocyprinus asiaticus isolate MX2 ecotype Aquarium Trade chromosome 30, UBuf_Myxa_2, whole genome shotgun sequence encodes:
- the LOC127421044 gene encoding serine incorporator 1-like, with the protein MSAVYKIGNKTFRPTIEEARTPFIDVQPSGTNMVQYLQKQREEKPFPFVLELGVGGQFFVVVNGEALEEQTLLKAVDIPGFCEGGSSVPGIEGKVNCEISVGYKSVYRMCFAMACFFFLFSIIMIHVRSSKDPRAALKNRGGGVFWFFKFLILVAFTVGAFFIPDGTFNSEWYYFGVVGSFISILIQLILLVNFAHTWNQKWVENAENGNNKCWYAGTLNNSTLHYICAFAAVVLFYIFYTQPDDCTEHKVFISLNLIFCIITSVVAMLPKVQEAQPSSGLLQASLISLYTMYLTWSAMSNNPIRQTAKLPNIYTEELKYYDHSQLMVWQKLHNHHQIITAPTPTSAPGIHTQWWDAQSNVGLVIFLLCTLYASIRSSINSQVNKLMQTEEVQGLAAADPNYGFLEDGVRRAVDNEEDGVTYSYSFFHFSLFLASLYMMMTLTSWYQPETDYAAMKTSMPSVWVKICSSWLGLGLYLWTLVAPLILTDRGFS; encoded by the exons ATGTCTGCAG TGTACAAGATTGGCAACAAAACCTTCCGGCCAACTATTGAGGAAGCCAGAACCCCTTTCATTGATGTACAACCA TCTGGAACCAACATGGTGCAGTACCTAcaaaaacagagggaggagaagcCCTTCCCATTTGTCTTAGAACTTGGAGTTGGTGGACAGTTTTTCGTGGTGGTGAATGGGGAAGCCCTAGAAGAGCAGACTCTCCTCAAGGCAGTAGAT ATTCCTGGTTTCTGTGAAGGAGGTTCGTCTGTTCCTGGCATCGAGGGGAAAGTGAACTGTGAGATCAGTGTTGGCTATAAATCGGTCTACAGGATGTGTTTCGCCATGGCCTGTTTCTTCTTCCTGTTCTCCATCATCATGATCCATGTGAGGAGCAGCAAAGATCCACGAGCTGCACTTAAAAACAGGGGAGGGGGGgt TTTCTGGTTCTTCAAGTTCTTGATACTGGTCGCTTTCACTGTGGGAGCATTCTTCATTCCAGATGGAACATTCAATTCAG AGTGGTACTACTTTGGTGTGGTTGGGTCATTCATCTCCATCTTGATCCAGCTCATTCTGCTGGTGAACTTCGCTCACACCTGGAACCAGAAGTGGGTGGAGAATGCAGAAAACGGGAACAATAAATGTTGGTATGCAGGTACGCTCAACAATAGCACAC TGCACTATATATGTGCCTTTGCTGCTGTGGTTTTGTTCTATATATTCTACACACAGCCGGATGACTGCACTGAGCACAAGGTCTTCATCAGTCTCAACCTCATCTTCTGCATCATCACCTCAGTGGTGGCCATGCTCCCCAAAGTGCAG GAAGCTCAACCGAGCTCTGGTCTGCTGCAGgcatctctcatctctctctacACAATGTATCTCACATGGTCTGCTATGAGTAACAACCCTA ttcgccaAACTGCCAAACTGCCGAACATATACACTGAGGAGctaaaatattatgaccactcacag TTGATGGTCTGGCAAAAACTACACAATCATCACCAAATCATCACCGCTCCCACTCCCACCAGTGCCCCCGGGATCCATACTCAGTGGTGGGATGCCCAGAGCAATGTGGGGTTGGTTATCTTCCTCCTGTGCACTCTATATGCCAG TATCCGCTCCTCTATCAACAGTCAGGTGAATAAGCTCATGCAGACAGAGGAAGTTCAGGGTCTGGCGGCTGCTGACCCCAACTATGGCTTCTTGGAGGATGGCGTGAGACGAGCGGTGGATAATGAAGAGGATGGAGTGACATACAGCTACTCATTCTTCCATTTCTCACTCTTCCTTGCCTCCCTCTACATGATGATGACCCTGACCAGCTGGTACCA ACCTGAAACTGACTACGCTGCCATGAAAACCAGTATGCCATCAGTGTGGGTGAAGATTTGCTCAAGCTGGCTGGGACTAGGGCTGTACCTATGGACTCTTGTGGCTCCACTCATCCTGACTGACCGAGGCTTCAGCTAA